A window of the Spirochaetaceae bacterium genome harbors these coding sequences:
- a CDS encoding CarD family transcriptional regulator encodes MRRPRLQYKVGQQLVYPLQGVGQVTTIEERPFRDDTLLYYVVYLEVSDMTIMVPVEKADELGIRAIVPRPEANGALRLIGEDYEPIPTDWKLRYQMNLDLLKAGSVSDIATVVRALYHRSRIKELPILERKLYDNARSLLVDELSFSLGKDKDTIQEMINSRLEAGVKP; translated from the coding sequence GTGCGCCGCCCCCGCCTGCAATACAAGGTCGGCCAGCAGCTCGTCTATCCGCTGCAGGGCGTGGGCCAGGTGACCACCATCGAGGAGCGTCCCTTCCGCGACGACACGCTGCTTTACTACGTGGTCTACCTCGAAGTTTCCGACATGACCATCATGGTGCCGGTCGAGAAGGCGGACGAACTCGGCATCCGCGCCATCGTGCCGCGCCCCGAGGCCAACGGGGCCCTGCGCCTGATCGGCGAGGACTACGAGCCGATCCCGACCGACTGGAAGCTGCGCTACCAGATGAACCTCGACCTGCTCAAGGCGGGCTCGGTAAGCGATATCGCCACCGTGGTGCGCGCCCTCTACCATCGCAGCCGCATCAAGGAGCTGCCGATCCTGGAGCGCAAGCTGTACGACAATGCGCGCTCGCTGCTGGTGGACGAACTCTCGTTTTCGCTCGGCAAGGACAAGGACACCATCCAGGAGATGATCAACTCACGCCTGGAAGCCGGCGTGAAGCCGTAG